The Drosophila biarmipes strain raj3 chromosome 2L, RU_DBia_V1.1, whole genome shotgun sequence genome has a window encoding:
- the LOC108032748 gene encoding uncharacterized protein LOC108032748 yields the protein MGAKVTKMEGEYLPDTPTLNKMRMASEKQENVEMTTPIREQNNALLDPRSPNGCRTPLNFLQTGSQVSRARAVEQEEQQVASSENAFTVLRKRLLKGFSLNDPRSPQLNRTPLVLDEVRSLNLDDTFADLFVDTRVGSAQTAVVPVTPPSSPQVDLEESCDSFGTPPFAPHNNSSLEIVSLPYDEEETLPCEDMLLQHQEKMATPPPAQQQQLHCDPRSPSLGVDRTPIIFCDDEEEEAREAQMLEHILETLTLNLSTGSSVASFAAGEEQPSAVPANKHLERVRLGHKRRVPPRKPARANKPKIYVDQEEESPVGGGSIAPKTNSTPLSAQKRTPLSCVKNKPHLRSRSVEKDLRKTQMAPAQNFNDQLRLISGGEGLNGPIY from the exons atgGGAGCAAAGGTAACCAAAATGGAGGGCGAATATCTGCCGGATACGCCGACACTCAacaaaatgcgaatggccagCGAAAAGCAGGAAAATGTGGAGATGACCACGCCGATTAGGGAGCAAAACAACGCTTTACTCGATCCTCGGTCTCCAAACGGCTGTCGCACTCCCCTAAAT TTTTTGCAGACCGGATCGCAGGTGTCGCGAGCACGTGCCGTGGaacaggaggagcagcaggtgGCCTCCAGTGAGAATGCCTTCACCGTGCTGCGAAAACGCTTGCTCAAGGGCTTCTCCCTCAACGATCCCCGTTCGCCGCAACTCAATCGCACTCCCCTGGTCCTCGACGAGGTTCGCTCCCTCAACCTGGACGACACCTTCGCCGATCTCTTTGTGGACACCAGGGTGGGTTCGGCCCAAACAGCAGTTGTGCCCGTCACTCCTCCCTCTTCCCCTCAAGTCGACTTGGAGGAGAGCTGCGATAGCTTCGGCACGCCGCCCTTTGCTCCCCACAACAATAGCTCTCTGGAGATAGTCTCCCTGCCCTACGACGAGGAGGAGACCCTGCCCTGCGAGGATATGCTGCTGCAGCACCAGGAGAAGATGGCCACGCCGCCTCccgcacagcagcagcagctccactGTGATCCGCGTTCGCCCAGCCTGGGCGTCGACCGCACACCCATCATCTTTtgcgacgacgaggaggaggaggctcGCGAGGCCCAGATGCTGGAGCACATTTTGGAAACCCTCACCCTGAACCTCAGCACTGGCAGCAGCGTGGCCTCCTTCGCGGCTGGCGAGGAGCAGCCATCGGCCGTGCCGGCCAACAAACATCTGGAGCGCGTCCGCTTGGGTCACAAGCGAAGGGTGCCACCGCGCAAGCCTGCCAGGGCCAACAAGCCAAAGATTTACGTAGACCAGGAGGAGGAGTCACCAGTGGGTGGTGGTTCCATCGCACCCAAGACAAATAGCACGCCGCTGTCCGCCCAGAAGCGCACACCACTCAGTTGTGTTAAGAATAAGCCGCATCTGCGTTCGCGCTCTGTGGAGAAGGACCTTAGAAAGACGCAGATGGCTCCGGCCCAGAACTTCAACGACCAACTGAGGCTAATCTCCGGCGGCGAGGGACTAAATGGACCCATTTACTAA
- the LOC108032749 gene encoding probable phosphomevalonate kinase: MLKIVLISGKRKCGKDYISERLQQRLGSRSRIVRISEPIKSEWARKLQLDLGALLSDGPYKEKYRRDMIVWSDEVRARDYGYFCRVAMEEALGRQQTPYILVSDVRRKNDIKWFRETYGSERVITLRLTSRPETRSARGWTFTTGIDDVPSECDLDDLAEGFDVVLANDQKLGQEDIDHLLDQLQLQYQ; encoded by the exons atgttgaaaatcgTACTGATCAGTGGCAAGCGAAAGTGCGGGAAGGACTACATATCCGAGAGGTTGCAGCAGAG ATTGGGTTCCCGCTCGCGGATCGTCCGAATCTCGGAGCCCATCAAGTCGGAGTGGGCCCGCAAGCTGCAGCTCGACCTGGGTGCCCTGCTCAGCGATGGACCCTACAAGGAGAAGTACCGCCGCGACATGATCGTGTGGAGCGACGAGGTGCGGGCCCGGGACTACGGCTACTTCTGCCGCGTGGCCATGGAGGAGGCGCTGGGCCGCCAGCAGACGCCCTACATCCTGGTCAGCGATGTGCGGCGCAAGAACGACATCAAGTGGTTCCGGGAAACGTACGGATCGGAGAGGGTCATCACCCTGCGACTCACCTCCCGTCCGGAGACGAGAAGCGCCCGCGGATGGACCTTCACCACGGGCATCGACGACGTCCCTTCGGAGTGCGATCTAGATGATCTGGCTGAGGGATTTGATGTGGTGCTGGCCAACGATCAGAAACTGGGCCAGGAGGACATTGACCATCTGCTGGACCAGCTGCAGCTACAGTATCAGTGA
- the LOC108032809 gene encoding E3 ubiquitin-protein ligase Hakai yields the protein MDTEEGKRGRGRGRGTRARGRGRGRGRGRGKKIDDSSIADAAAAAALAASSCAALEDSPGRLEPSEDSVMQDLDKEGDMEAVNALEEPTLPQGAQGTIAVGEEMTPPAPQPQVLQQVPPPVLSQTIDMEADISQLEAPTFTTLSRGPPEPMLRLKWNHKVSLIGEKVLNPMIHCCDQCDKPILVYGRMIPCKHVFCLKCARAEPIKSCPRCTDKVLRVEQSGLGTVFMCTHGGSRYGSSGCRRTYLSQRDLQAHINHRHVAPQPPPLNQLPQLPSMAEQPKMTDLGGVGLGLELHKQRKLSESSVPVSVSASIARPLSRPLTGVGGIGSIPPPGSAAAQNAIHGGHSTLTLANLARINNANAQDCHQGKASLHHSLKKGPPHQSESVADASYYSSVLASFGSAAGGSASGSGPPGGVSASGQSAAAGGPGAQGGGSGSAETSAGGSGGNWQQSQYYR from the exons ATGGACACGGAGGAGGGAAAGCGAGGCCGCGGTCGTGGCCGTGGCACCAGGGCGCGTGGGCGTGGACGGGGCCGTGGACGCGGTCGTGGCAAGAAAATCGACGACAGCAGTATCGCCGAtgccgccgcagccgcagccctGGCAGCCAGCAGTTGTGCAGCCCTGGAGGACAGTCCCGGGCGATTGGAGCCATCCGAGGATTCGGTGATGCAGGACCTGGACAAGGAGGGCGACATGGAGGCGGTCAACGCCCTCGAAGAGCCCACACTGCCGCAGGGCGCACAAGGAACCATCGCAGTGGGCGAGGAGATGACGCCACCGGCGCCGCAGCCACAGGTCCTGCAGCAGGTGCCGCCGCCTGTGCTCAGCCAGACAA TTGACATGGAGGCGGACATATCGCAGCTGGAGGCGCCCACCTTCACCACACTATCTCGCGGACCTCCCGAGCCAATGCTGCGCCTGAAGTGGAACCACAAGGTGAGCCTGATCGGCGAGAAGGTGCTCAACCCGATGATCCATTGCTGCGATCAGTGCGACAAGCCGATTCTCGTCTACGGACGCATGATACCCTGCAAGCATGTCTTTTGCCTCAAGTGCGCCCGCGCCGAGCCCATCAAGAGCTGTCCCCGCTGCACGGACAAGGTGCTCCGTGTGGAGCAGAGCGGCCTGGGCACCGTGTTCATGTGCACGCACGGCGGCAGTCGGTACGGGAGCTCCGGCTGCCGCCGAACCTACCTCTCGCAGCGGGACCTGCAGGCGCACATCAACCACAGACATGTGGCGCCGCAGCCGCCACCGTTGAACCAACTGCCACAGCTGCCGTCCATGGCGGAGCAGCCGAAAATGACGGATCTGGGCGGCGTCGGTCTGGGCCTGGAGTTGCACAAGCAGCGCAAG CTCTCCGAGTCGTCTGTCCCCGTGTCCGTTTCCGCCTCCATTGCCCGCCCCCTATCACGACCACTGACCGGCGTCGGAGGCATCGGTAGCATACCGCCGCCAGGATCCGCAGCTGCCCAAAACGCCATCCACGGCGGCCACTCGACGCTGACGCTGGCCAATTTGGCCAGGATCAACAATGCCAATGCCCAGGACTGTCATCAGGGCAAGGCCTCGCTGCACCACAGCCTCAAGAAGGGTCCGCCCCACCAGTCCGAGTCGGTGGCCGATGCCTCCTACTACAGCAGCGTGCTGGCCTCCTTTGGCAGTGCGGCCGGAGGATCAGCATCGGGTTCGGGCCCACCGGGAGGCGTGTCAGCAAGCGGACAGTCAGCTGCAGCTGGAGGACCAGGGGCCCAGGGTGGTGGCTCCGGCTCCGCAGAGACGTCAGCTGGTGGCTCGGGTGGCAACTGGCAGCAATCGCAATACTACAGATAA
- the LOC108032399 gene encoding proliferating cell nuclear antigen 2, with amino-acid sequence MLEARLSPTLLLKKIIDALKEIIAQGTLDCSDSGLQLQSMDNSHVSLVALSLQSDCFTKFRCDRNVSLGLDLKSLAKVLKCANSDDTVTIKATDKPDKIQLSFESDGKERTADYELKLLNLDQDHLGIPDTDYACVVQLPSMEFARICRDMSMFSESLTIACTKQGIKFSANGDLGSANIQLSEGSKMDVSIEVKDPLTQTFAGRYLNTFTKATPLADRVKICLAPEVPLLVEYPIEDFGYLRYYLAPKVDDPDS; translated from the exons atgttggAGGCGCGTTTGAGTCCGActttgcttttaaaaaagataattGATGCTTTAAAAGAGATTATCGCCCAGGGAACGCTGGACTGCAGCGACTCTGGACTGCAG CTCCAGTCAATGGACAATTCGCATGTGTCACTAGTGGCCCTGAGTCTGCAATCGGATTGTTTCACGAAGTTCCGCTGTGACCGCAATGTCTCCCTCGGATTGGATCTCAAATCGCTGGCCAAGGTGCTCAAGTGCGCCAATAGCGATGATACGGTCACAATCAAAGCCACCGACAAGCCGGACAAGATTCAACTCAGCTTCGAATCGGATGGCAAGGAACGCACGGCGGACTACGAACTGAAGCTACTGAATCTGGACCAGGACCACTTGGGCATCCCAGATACGGACTACGCCTGCGTCGTCCAGTTGCCTTCGATGGAGTTCGCTCGCATTTGCCGGGACATGAGCATGTTTAGTGAGTCCCTGACGATCGCCTGTACCAAGCAGGGCATCAAGTTCTCGGCCAACGGAGATCTGGGTTCGGCCAACATCCAACTGAGCGAGGGCTCCAAAATGGACGTGAGCATCGAGGTGAAGGATCCGTTGACGCAGACCTTCGCCGGGCGTTACCTGAACACCTTTACCAAGGCCACTCCTCTGGCGGATCGCGTGAAGATATGCCTGGCCCCCGAGGTTCCCTTGCTGGTGGAGTACCCCATTGAGGACTTCGGCTACTTACGATACTATCTCGCGCCCAAGGTGGATGATCCCGATTCTTAA
- the LOC108032371 gene encoding zinc finger protein weckle, producing MAAAQLEELAPPTDLNPDRNPSSDWRLWCRLCAKDDLQGNMNVFLKNEDSGEASSLELATAIGKYFWVNITRGEELPEMICNECLSLVTSLMNFSDRITRVQKLYCILQSTSSQETPNLQELRSKFGLLDEETLMEVHYVDKKPKLDEQLEFLPEESAYELENPLTPKGKEDRQQEKQEQEPLEEIADPDEREDHDPDYELDEGAVLQKLCDAYGIQGENSSSGSFSDSSPKQEKAGKDSDSDKRHQCSECLRSYATAKTLQRHQRQDHGQTESSSEPLQCPDCPKKFRLHHQLERHIEFHVPLRKRKQYACNNCDKKFATSSSAQQHEQYMHLDERPRPVICEQCGVGVHSMSALKEHVLKHTDYAPFECEVCKKCFKSANRLKHHKETHDPHKYICPECGMQLNSRTTLNRHRLVHTDQMQHKCDYCGREFKRAKALKNHLILHTGLKPYSCDFCDRTFANGSNCRTHKKKSHPEELAAQEAAGGGKSHNRNIPKLEALKAFTKNKDNLSPVATKQSGCFAFGKKPKPSSIKDNVNHTPASNPAPTQDAQPEPPASQTGGENITQPDPPASTIPTIDNIYNHIMIDYR from the exons ATGGCCGCCGCCCAGTTGGAGGAGCTTGCTCCACCCACGGACCTCAATCCGGACCGGAATCCCAGCAGCGACTGGCGCCTGTGGTGCCGCCTTTGCGCCAAGGACGACCTGCAGGGCAACATGAATGTTTTCCTCAAGAACGAGGACTCCGGCGAGGCATCCTCCTTGGAGCTGGCCACCGCCATTGGCAAGTACTTCTGGGTAAAT ATAACTCGGGGTGAGGAACTGCCGGAGATGATCTGCAACGAGTGCCTCTCGCTGGTCACGTCGCTGATGAACTTCTCGGATCGGATCACCCGTGTGCAGAAGCTCTACTGCATCCTCCAGAGCACGTCCAGTCAGGAGACCCCAAATCTCCAGGAGCTGCGCTCCAAATTTGGTCTGCTAGACGAGGAGACGTTGATGGAAGTCCACTATGTGGATAAGAAGCCAAAGCTGGATGAACAGCTTGAATTTTTACCAGAGGAGTCGGCTTACGAGCTAGAAAACCCACTGACACCGAAGGGAAAGGAGGATAGGCAGCAGGAGAAACAGGAGCAGGAACCGCTGGAGGAGATCGCAGATCCGGATGAACGTGAAGATCATGATCCGGACTATGAGTTGGATGAAGGTGCTGTGCTGCAAAAGCTTTGCGATGCCTATGGCATCCAGGGGGAGAACTCTTCCAGTGGCAGTTTTAGCGACTCCTCGCCAAAGCAGGAAAAAGCTGGAAAAGACTCAGACTCCGACAAACGACACCAGTGCAGCGAGTGTTTGCGATCCTACGCCACAGCCAAAACACTGCAGCGTCACCAGCGGCAGGATCATGGCCAGACCGAATCCTCCTCAGAACCACTGCAATGTCCGGATTGCCCTAAGAAGTTTCGATTGCACCACCAGTTGGAGCGGCATATCGAATTCCATGTGCCCCTGCGCAAGCGAAAGCAGTACGCCTGTAATAATTGCGACAAAAAGTTCGCCACCAGTTCGTCCGCCCAGCAGCACGAGCAGTACATGCACCTAGATGAGCGACCTAGGCCTGTGATTTGCGAGCAATGCGGCGTCGGTGTGCACTCGATGAGCGCCCTCAAGGAACACGTCCTGAAGCACACGGACTATGCCCCCTTCGAGTGCGAGGTGTGCAAGAAGTGCTTCAAATCGGCCAATCGGCTGAAACACCACAAGGAGACGCACGATCCGCACAAGTACATCTGCCCGGAGTGCGGCATGCAGTTGAATTCAAGGACGACTCTAAATCGCCATCGGCTGGTGCACACGGATCAGATGCAGCACAAGTGCGACTACTGTGGCAGGGAATTCAAGCGGGCCAAGGCGCTGAAGAACCACCTCATCCTGCACACTGGTCTGAAGCCTTACTCCTGCGACTTTTGCGATCGCACCTTCGCCAACGGCTCCAACTGCCGCACGCACAAGAAGAAGTCGCATCCCGAGGAATTGGCCGCCCAGGAGGCGGCGGGCGGTGGCAAGTCCCATAACCGAAATATACCCAAATTGGAAGCGCTCAAGGCATT CACCAAGAACAAGGATAACCTGTCGCCGGTGGCCACTAAACAGAGCGGCTGTTTTGCTTTCGGTAAAAAGCCCAAGCCATCATCTATTAAGGATAATGTCAACCATACTCCAGCTTCGAATCCCGCGCCCACTCAAGATGCTCAGCCTGAACCACCGGCGTCACAAACCGGAGGGGAAAACATAACCCAGCCCGATCCCCCAGCATCGACCATACCAACGATAGACAATATTTATAACCACATTATGATTGACTATCGCTGA